The Arachis hypogaea cultivar Tifrunner chromosome 19, arahy.Tifrunner.gnm2.J5K5, whole genome shotgun sequence genome has a window encoding:
- the LOC112776797 gene encoding uncharacterized protein, producing MENPKTLYLSFSKSNSNFNHSDLLILCEILFKNLGTAFRTLFSALPLFHDRHAAGSDPNPDQNSRIWPLVEDAAILLRCCMVSLTLLHSDQKFLVDKTRFLHRALHAFVSVHVANCRLRFRNFVSGADVELSDSCRLFLCALLEVFADELLRHQTLRSYLMLVDSVSSMGEKLFVHNSMHHDFASVLLVIAVHFNLSVSNENAFENFVSRLFLHCDKDSRFPGLSPAPAISLLMDPTMPSAPKMFQAHVISLVSEAIDAGLDSTSLAPNINWYLIGFQKAVVLYSMHITHLQIDNFYSKSKCGYDFSQHKKRHPTFQSSILQVTNSKLNQVLLLSDNSCKISSKTKANILADCIAFMKGKQCIFADSCRGMADSILEGLIHRAFSQYPSRDGFCVKENTSARDICLLASILKFMGVSLMQAIKCLINSGASGCLKTMENTSLHEKYGSLISHVRHFQEIKFCLPFQAFLCDLMKMQQTTSHSVSKSMIVHFSGLLYISFSSELHLLAKGCIYVIMALMSLIAFEEGDLVSLDPLRHGRLKSCSIVVQSNNTEEGVGYGDKESIYKVVEQFIGIQKENLRSGSATSYTCNGEAFFDCILGNPKELDDYDELVDFVVCTTGKDYFSWLNNRTRYRKQRHEKMIDQRKIKKKAVMNGKSCKRQKMGRSTKRQIWK from the exons ATGGAAAACCCTAAGACCCTATACCTCTCCTTCTCTAAATCCAATTCCAACTTCAACCACAGTGACCTTCTCATTCTTTGCGAAATCCTCTTCAAAAATCTCGGCACCGCATTCCGAACTCTCTTCTCTGCCCTCCCTCTCTTCCATGACCGACACGCTGCCGGGTCAGATCCGAATCCGGATCAGAATTCACGGATTTGGCCGCTTGTTGAAGATGCTGCTATCCTTCTTCGCTGCTGCATGGTTTCTCTGACACTCCTTCACTCCGACCAGAAGTTCCTCGTCGACAAGACGCGTTTTCTCCACCGTGCACTCCACGCCTTCGTCTCCGTCCACGTCGCCAATTGCCGCCTGCGCTTCCGGAACTTCGTCTCAGGTGCTGACGTGGAACTATCCGATTCTTGCCGTCTGTTTCTGTGTGCGCTGCTAGAG GTTTTTGCAGATGAGCTTCTAAGACATCAAACTTTAAGAAGCTATCTCATGCTTGTCGATTCAGTATCTTCCATGGGTGAAAAGCTTTTTGTGCACAATTCCATGCATCATGATTTTGCAAGTGTTCTGTTGGTGATAGCTGTCCATTTTAATCTGTCAGTTTCTAATGAGAATGCTTTTGAGAATTTTGTCAGTAGATTATTTTTGCATTGTGACAAGGATTCTCGATTTCCTGGACTTAGCCCTGCACCTGCCATATCATTGCTTATGGACCCTACTATGCCTTCTGCACCAAAGATGTTCCAGGCACATGTaatctccttggtttctgaagCCATTGATGCTGGCTTAGATTCCACTAGTTTGGCTCCTAATATTAACTGGTACTTAATTGGATTCCAAAAAGCTGTTGTTTTGTACTCTATGCACATTACTCATTTGCAAATTGATAATTTTTACTCCAAATCGAAATGTGGCTATGATTTCTCCCAGCATAAGAAGCGTCATCCAACATTTCAATCTTctattctgcaagtcacaaatagCAAATTAAACCAAGTCTTATTGCTGTCAGATAATTCATGCAAAATATCCTCAAAAACAAAAGCCAACATTTTGGCCGATTGCATTGCTTTTATGAAAGGGAAGCAGTGCATATTTGCTGATTCATGCAGGGGCATGGCTGACTCAATTTTGGAAGGCCTAATTCATCGAGCTTTCTCCCAATATCCTTCTAGAGATGGTTTTTGTGTAAAGGAAAATACCAGTGCCAGAGATATATGTCTTCTTGCATCCATATTGAAGTTCATGGGTGTTTCGTTGATGCAAGCGATTAAGTGTCTAATTAATAGTGGTGCTTCAGGTTGTTTGAAAACCATGGAAAATACCTCTCTACACGAGAAATATGGTTCATTGATCAGCCATGTTCGCCATTTTCAAGAAATAAAGTTTTGCTTACCCTTTCAAGCGTTTTTGTGTGATTTGATGAAAATGCAACAAACAACAAGTCACAGTGTCTCAAAATCGATGATTGTGCATTTCTCTGGCTTGCTATATATAAGTTTTAGTAGTGAGCTACATTTGTTGGCAAAGGGGTGTATATATGTAATTATGGCACTGATGTCTCTCATTGCTTTTGAAGAAGGGGATTTAGTTTCTTTAGATCCATTAAGGCATGGACGACTGAAATCTTGCTCCATTGTAGTCCAATCTAATAATACTGAAGAG GGGGTCGGATATGGAGATAAAGAATCTATCTACAAAGTTGTAGAGCAGTTCATTGGAATTCAAAAGGAAAATTTAAG ATCAGGTTCTGCCACCTCCTACACCTGCAATGGGGAAGCTTTCTTTGATTGCATACTAGGAAACCCCAAAGAACTCGATGATTATGATGAACTTGTGGATTTTGTTGTCTGCACTACAGGAAAAGATTATTTCAGCTGGTTGAATAACCGCACACGATATCGGAAACAGAGACATGAGAAGATGATAGATCAAAGAAAGATTAAGAAGAAAGCAGTCATGAATGGAAAGTCTTGTAAGCGTCAGAAAATGGGTAGGTCTACCAAGCGTCAGATTTGGAAGTGA